The following is a genomic window from Gammaproteobacteria bacterium.
CGCCCGGCTTGGTCGGATGCGGCTCGAATTTCATGCCGGCCATGTCGGCATCGGTGAGCGGCGTCCACATGCCGCCGACCACGCCGCGCTTATGAAAGCCCCTCACCAGCTCCAGGCAGCCATTCTCGATGGTGGCCTCATCGATGGCGATGAGGGCGGAGATGTGCAGGGTGCCGTAGGTGTTCCAGCCGGCCTGCACGTCCTGATGCGGCTTGAAGCCGTCGCCGCCCGGCAGCTTGAAATTGATCTTGTCCTTGAACAGCACCGCCGGTTCGCCGAAGAGCTGGCCGGCGGCTCCGCGCAGAAGATCACTGTCGAACAACCGGCGGAAGCCGTCGTGATAGGGATAGAAATTCTCGATGCGCGAGAGGATGCGTTCGCTCTTTTTGAGCCGGCTGTCCTCGAAGTACATCATGGTCCTGCCGGGCACCTGCGGGTAGGCGGCGACTTCATCCGCCCAGCGGGAAATGTCCGCTGTTTCCTTGGCGCCGAACAGGCCGCGCACAATCAGGAAACCGTCGTCGTGAAATGTCCGGACCTGCACCCCGGTCAGGGAACCCGAACTCATCAGAGCTTCCAATTCGTCAAAAATGAGCGCGGTTTATAGCTCAAGGCCGTCACCACTGCAAGCAAGGTCAGGGGCTTTCGGCCAACGCCGCTTGCAGCGCGGGCGCGATGGCGCGGAGCCGGCCACGCGCACGGTGAAACGCACCGCCCAGCGTGATGAGCGGCCCGATGCTTCCGGGTTCGCGCCACAAGGCCCGCAAAAAATCCAAAATGCGAACCCGGCCGTAGGCATCCACGCCTTTCACGGCCGGCGCCGGCAGCGTCATGGCCTGGGCGTCCACGATCACGCGCACGGCGAGAAAGGGCGCGCCCGCTTCCGCCGCCGCGGCGGCAATCGCGCCACTCTCCATGTCGGCGGCGATGGCGCCGGTGCGCGTGTGGACGGCAAGCTTTTTATCGGCATCGGCCAGCACCACCGGGCTGTGCCACAGCGCGCCATCGTGCAAAGGGACCCCCCGCCAATGACGTCGCAGTCCCGCCGACAGCGCGCCATCAACAGGCAGGTTTTTTCCGTCCATCAGGATGCAGCGTGGCACGATGATGTCGCCACTGCGGAGCAGCGGGTCCAGGGCGGCGGCCACGCCCCAGCTGATGAGGCTTTGTGCGCCATGTTGCAGTGTTTCGCGGGCCGCTTGCGCCGCGCGCGCCGCGCCCATGCCGCAGACACGAATGATCGTCGAGGTTGACGCATGCAGACCGGGAGACAGGGGGACGCCCGCGTAACTGCCCGCCTCCGCGGGCAGGGCGCTGATGATGCCGAAGCGGCGACTCAACCCTGATTGATGTTGCGATAGCGCGCCAAGGCCCAGAGCGGGAAATACTTGGCGTAGCCGTGGTACTTCAGATAGAAGACGCGCGGGAAGCCCGGCGCGGTGTAGTACGGATCATCCCAGAGGCCGGCCACGAGTTGCTGTTCCAGGAGGTAGCGGATGCCGCGTCGCACGGCCGGCGTATCCGCACAGCCGGCGGAGATCAAGCCCAGCAGGGCCCAGGCGGTCTGGAACGGCGTGCTCGGGTGCGGACGGCGGTGCTTGGGCGGATAGTAGCTGTCGTTACTCTCGCCCCAGCCGCCGTCGGGATTCTGCATGCTTTCCAGCCATTTCACGGCGCGCTGGATGTAGGGCTGGTTCACGTCTTCCCCCGCCAGTTCCAGCGCGGAGAGCGCCGACCATGTGCCATAGATGTAATTCGTGCCCCAGCGGCCGTACCAGGGGCCGTCGGGTTCCTGCGTGCGCTTCATGTACTCGATCGCGCGGCGGACCGGAACGCGGTATTCGAATTTGTTGACCAGCGACAGCAGCGCGATGCAGCGCGCGGTGACGTCCTCCGTCGGCGGATCCAGCAGGGCGCCGTGATCCGCGAATGGGATGGCATTGAGATAGTAGTGCGTATTGTCGGCGTCGAAGGAGGCGAATCCGCCGTTCTTCGACTGCATGCCGCAGGTCCAGTCGGCGGCGCGCTCGATGGCGTCCCAGTAATGCTGCGGATCGGCGCGGTACATGATCCACGCCACCATGGAGGTGTCGTCCAGATCGGGGTAATACGAGTTGTTGTACTGAAACGCCCAGCCGCCGCCGCGCAGGCCCGGTTTGTTCTCGCGCCAGTCGCCGGGTTCATCGCCCAGCTGCTTGTCCCGCAACCACTCCAGTCCCTTGTGCACGGCCTCGTCGGCCTGTTCGCCCGCCGCCTCGAACAGGGCGTGCGCGGCCAGACCCGTGTCCCACACCGGCGACATGCACGGCTGGCAGTACACGCCGTGCTGGTGGGTGACCAGCAGCTTGCGCAGCGCCGTGCGCACCTGCACGCGGTGGGGGTGATCGGCGGGGTAGCCCAGGATCGCCAGGGCCTCGTAGGAATTCACCATGGCCGGGAAGATGCCGCCCAGGCCATCGGTGCCGTTCAGTCGTTCGATGAACCAGTGCTCGGCCCTGCGGATGGCGCGCTGGCGCAGGAAACGCGGCACGAAACGCTCCAGCCAGCGGCCGAAATTGTCCAACGCCAGGAAGAACTTCGCCAGCCGGTTCTTGGGGCGGAAGTAATCCTCGATCTCCTCCGGCGGCGTCACGAACAATTCGCGGATATCGACGCCCCGCGGATTGGCGGCCTTGGGTCTGAGCGTGCACAGGATGAACAGGGGCACCATCACCGTGCGTGACCAGTAAGACACCCGGCTGATGTGGAAGGGGAACCAGCGCGGCAGCAATATCACCTCGGCGGGAATGAAGGGGACGGCACGCCAAGGCACCTGTTCGAACAGGGCCAGCGCGATGCGGGTGAAGACGTTGCAGCGCTCGGCGCCGCCGTGCGCCAGGATGGCGGTGCGGGCGCGGATCATGTGCGCGTCGTTGGGATCGTCGCCGGCGAGTTTGAGTGCGTAATAGGCCTTCACCGAGCAGCTCAAATCGAAATCGCCGCCGTGGTACAGCGGCCAGCCGCCGTGTTCGGCCTGGCGATCGCGCAGGTAATGGGCGATCTTGCGTTCCAGCACCTCGTCCACTTCGTTCATGAAGTGGTTCATGAGGACGTATTCGGCGGGAATGGTGCAATCGGCCTCCAGCTCATACACCCAGTGGCCGTCGGCGTGCTGTTGCGCGAGCAGGGCCGAGCGCGCGCGGCGCACGGCCGCCTCGACTTCCGCGTGCAGGTCATGATCCCGCGCGGCGATTTCGGGACGGACTGCGCGTCCTTTGGATTGTGGTTCCGTCCTTCCGAAGCGTGGCTTGATGATCATGGTATGTTGGCCGTTTGTTTCCGTTGCCGAAGAATCGAATTAAGCAATTCCCTCCGCTCTTATCGCCGGCCGGTGTTGATGCCCGATAAATTCCGAAATGCCTGATCAACCGGCGGTACAACTGTAAAGATTATTTTCCGCCGTCTGATGCGATTAAAGTATGTGGACGATTTGCTCCCGCGTGCGGATTTACGTGCCGGTCCCCCGACCGATGGCCGCCAGTGTCGCATGAACGGGGGCGGCAGGCAATCGCCGGGCGGCGATTCTGAACAGGCCGCGCAACAGGCGATCATGCGCAACGCTCATGTTGCTGAGCAGGATGGTGGCGCGGACCTGGCGGCGGGAAATCTTGACCTCATGGCCGGCGCGGAAATCGCGGCGGCGGTTGATCTTGTCCAGCGTCAGCACCGCCATGCCCAGCGCCCACAGGCAGAAGCGCCTGATTCCGCGCTCGTGGGCCGGGATGCGCAGCGTGTAGGCGAGCGCGTTTTCCAGATGCCCGCGCGCCACGGCAATGAGCTCACTCAAGGCCGCGGCGTAGCCGGGTTGCGTGGCGGCCTCCGGCAGTTTGCTCAAGTCGACGCCATGGCCCAGAAAAACGTCGCGCGGCAGCCAGCAGGCGCCGCGGCGGCGATCCTCCCAGATGTCCTTCAGGATGTTGGTCATTTGCAGTCCCTGTCCGAAGGAGACCGCCAGTTTCATCAACGGTTCCCGCTGGGTCGCGATTTCCGGCGAGTAATCACAGAACAGTTCGGTCAGCATCTCACCGACCACGCCGGCCACGTAATAGCAATAACGATCCATCGCCGGCATGTCGGCCAACCCGTCGAGGGTCTCCCGTTCCTGGTACCAGGCCATGCCGTTGGCCATGATCTGCACGCAGCGGAGCAGCGCGGCCCGCTGGTTGGCATTGAAGCTCAGCGTGATGCGGATGACGCGGGCTGCGTTGTGGATCAAATCACGCTCCGTTTCCTGCAACTTGGGCGAGAGCAGTGGATGCAACGCGTCGGCGAACGCCTGCGCGTCCATCCGGCCGGCGACCACGGCGACGAAGCGATCCGAGAACTCGCGCTGCTGCGGATAACTCAGCCCGGGGTCATCCTCGATGGTGTCGGCGATGCGGCACAGCAGATAGGCGTTGCTGACCACGCGCGCGAGCGCCGGCGGCAGCTCGGGGATGGTGAGCGCAAAGGTACGGGAGACGCCCTGGAGTATCCGCTGCTGGTATGCTTCATCTTCCGGAGTGGGGGGCGACATAATATTGTGTGTCATGCCGGGGATATGGAGCCATTTTAACTGATCGGGTCACGGATGCTGCACGTCCATCAGAGCAATCGACTGGAACGGCTGGCCGATGAGCTGACCCGGCTGTTCACGGATGATCCGCCAGCGCCGTTCGTGCCGGAGACGGTGGTGGTGCAGAGTCATGGCGCTGCGCATTGGCTGCAGTGGCGGCTCGCGGATGCGCTCGGTATCTGCGCCAACGTCAGCTTTCCCTTCCCGGCGGAGTTCATCTGGGGCCTGTTTGGCGCGGTCCTGTCCGGATTGCCGGAAATATCGCGCTATACCCCGTCGGTGCTGACCTGGCGGATCATGGACGTGCTCGCCGATCTGCCGGGGGACGGTTCCCATGCGCCGCTGGCGGCGTATCTCGAGTCCGGCGAAGGCCGGCAGGATGAGCGCAGGCGCCATGAGCTCGCCGGCCGCATTGCCGGCGTCTTCGATCAGTATCTGCTGTTCAGGCCCGACTGGATTCGCGCCTGGGAGCGGGGCGAGGGCGATGACTGGCAGGCGCGGTTGTGGCGGCGCCTCGTCGCCGCCGATCACGGTGAACACTGGGTTCATGCCCATGATGCCTGCCTGCGGGCGCTGGCGGACGAAGCAGTGCCGGCTTCACTGCCCGGGCGGGTGTCGCTGTTCGGCCTGCCCGCGCTGACGCCGGCGTATCTCGAGGTCATCGAACGGCTCGCCCGCCGCACTGATGTGCATCTGTTTCTCCTCAATCCCTGCCGCCAATATTGGGGTCAGATCGCCAATGAACGCGAGCAGGCGCGGCTCGGCGGTTCGCGTGCGCCGGAATCACTGCATCTGGAAACCGGCCATGCGCTGCTGGCATCACTCGGCCGGCCGGCGCGCGAGTTCATCGACGCGGTCCTGGAATTGCCGGGTGCGGAGCACGAATACTTTGAAGCGCCGGCCGCCGAATCCGTGTTGCACCTACTGCAAGCCGACATTCTCGATCTGCGCGACCGCGGCCAGCGCGGAGAATTTCCACCGCTGCCGGCCGCCGCCCACGATGAATCGGTGCAAATCCACGCCTGCCACAGCGCCATGCGCGAGGTGGAGGTGCTGCATGACCGGCTGCTGGCGATGTTCGAGTCCGCCGCACGCGAGGGTCGCGCGCTTACGCCATCGGACATCCTTGTCATCACGCCCGGGCTGCCCGCCTATGCACCCTATATAGAAGGTGTCTTTGGCGCGGCGACGGGCGGCCGCCATGTTCCCTACCGGGTGATGGATCGGGGCGGCCCGCGGCGCGGCCAGCTGACCGACACCTTTTTCGCGCTGCTGGAATTGCCGGACAGCCGCCTCACCGCCGAGGCCGTGCTTTCGCCACTGGAGGTGCCAGCGGTGCAGCGGCGCTTCGATCTGGACGACGATGACCTGGCGCGATTGCGGCGCTGGACGTCTGAAACGAATGTCCGCTGGGCATGGGACGCCGCCCAGCGGCAGCGCTTGGGGCTGCCGGCGACGCAGGCGCATACCTGGAGCGCCGGACTTGATCGGTTGCTGATGGGCTTCGCCATGTCCGGTGAAGGTCCGCAACCATACGCCGGCATACTGCCGTACGCCGGCATCGAGGGCGACAATGCACGCCTGCTTTCGCGGTTTCTGGCCTATCTCGACGCGCTGCTGACGTTTCGCGACCGGCTGGCGCCACCACGCCGCGTTTCCGCCTGGACGGAGACGTTGAAAGCGTTGCTCCACAATTTTTTCGAGGCCGGCGAGGATGAGGCAGACGAGGAGGCGTTGCAGGCGTTACGCGAGGTGCTGTCGGGCATGGCGCGCGACGCGACACTTGCGGCATTCGCCGGCACCATCGGTCGCGGCGTGGTGGGCGTGGAGCTCGAGCAGCGGGTGGCGCAGATGGGGCGCGCCGCGCCGGCCGGGGGCGGGGTCACGTTTGCCGATATGGCATCGATGCGAGGCCTGCCGCACAAGTTGATCTGTCTCATCGGCATGAATGATCGCACCTACCCGCGACTCGATCACCGGCCTGATTTTGACAGGATGGCCTCAGAGCACCGCCGGGGTGATCGCGTGCGCCGCGATGACGATCGTTATCTGTTCCTGGAAATGTTGCTCGCGGCGCGCGAATGTCTTTACATCAGTTACGTGGGCAGCGATCAGCATACCGACGAATCACTTCCGCCGTCGGTGCTGGTCAGTGAACTGCTCGATGTGCTGCGCACGGGCTTCACCGTGAACGGCGAGCCCGCGGACGAACAGCATTTCGTGACCCGCCATCCGTTGCAGGCCTTCAGTCGGCGTTATTTCGACGGTCGTGATCGACGGCTGTACAGTTATCGAGCGGAGCTTTGCGTGCCTCCTGCGCCAGCCGACACGCTGGCACGCCCGCCGCTGCTGACTTCGATACTACCGCTCAAGGACGGGGAGTGGCGCGAGCTGACGCTGCGCGATCTCGTTTCGTTCTTTCGCAACCCGGCACGCTTCCTGTTGACACGCCGGCTGGGCATCGACCTGCGCGAAACGACGGGGGAACTGGCCGGTGATGAGCCGTTCGCTTTCGAAAATTATGCCGATAACGGGATGCGCCAGCGGCTGACCGATCTCCTGCTGGCGGGTCACGCGCCGGCAGAACTGCGCACTGCCGGGGAATCGCTCGGCACCCTGCCGCACGGGCAAGTGGGTGAGCGCCTGTTCCTCGCGGAAAGTAGAGCCGCGATGCGCTTCGCCGCGAATTTGCGCCGGCGGCTCAAGCCGGCGGAAACGCTGGCGCTGGATTTGGAGATCGGCGGCGTGCGCCTGACGGGCGCGATGGCGGGCGTCACCGACGGCGGCTTGCAACGGTATCTCGCTCGTGACAAAACCCATCCCGCCTTGCAGCTGGAATGCTGGGTTCAGCATCTGGCGTTGAATGTGTCGCGCGCCGGCAGCGGGAGCGAGATTTACCTGTTGGACGATGAAATACGATTGCGACCCGTCAGTGATCCAGGGAAATTGTTGAAGGATCTGCTGGCCTTGTTCCGCGAAGGACTGACAAGGCCGCTGCACTTTTTCCCCAGGTCGGCGCTGGAATACATCGCTGTTGTCGAAAAGGGCGGGGACGGCCTCGACGCCGCACGCAGAACCTGGGAGGGTGATGAATATCGCAAGGGTGAGTGCGAGGACGCCCACTACCGTCTTGCCTTCGGTGACACTGATCCGCTCGATGCCGAATTCGAGACATTGGCGCGCTGCGTCTGCGAACCTTTGCGGCGGCACACGGGGTCGTCATCGTGAGCCGGCGGTCGCCTGCATCGTTCGATGCCCTGGCGCTGCCGCTTTCCGGCCTGCAACTCATCGAAGCCGGCGCCGGTACCGGCAAGACGCATGTGCTGGGCAACCTATATGCGCGCCTGATCGTGGAGACGGAACGCACCGTCGATCAAATCCTGGTGCTGACCTTCACCAAGGCCGCGACTGCGGAATTGCGCGAACGGCTGCGGGCAAAACTTCAGCGCGTGCTCAAGGTATTCCGTGGCGGCAGCGATGACGATGAATTCATCGTCCGGCTGCACACCGCGAACTGCGATCCGGCGCTGGCGATCCGCAGGCTCACGGCGGCGGTGGCCGGTTTCGATCTGGCAGCGATCCACACCATCCACGGCTTCTGCCAGCAGGTGTTGTCGGACTGGCCGTTTGCGGGCGGCCAGCCCTTTGACGTCGAAATCCTGCCTGACACCGATGATCTCCTCGCGGAAATCGCGCGGGATTTCTGGCGGCGGGAAGTGACCACCGCTTCGCCGCTGTTCGTCGATTATTTGCTGGGCGGCACATCGAAAACTCCCGAAGCGCTGCTGAAAACCATCAAACCTCACGTGGGGAAAACTGGCATGGAGGTGCGCGGCGTTGACGACACGATCGATTGCTCCGATCTCGAAGGGATTTATGACAGTGCATTTGGAACGGCTGCCGATGATTGGCGGAAGCGACGCGACGAGGTTGAGAAGATTTTACTGAACAGCCAGGCATTGAATCGCAAATCCTATAAAAAGGATTCAATTCCCGGCTGGCTGATGTCGCTGGATGAATTGTTTGCGGGAAGACCCAGCCTGGCATTGCCGGAGAAATTCCGGAAATTCACCCGCAGCGGGCTTGATGAAGGCACGAAAAAAGATCAACCGACGCCGGGGAACCCGTTTTTCGATCATTGTGAAATGCTGGGTACGCACCATGCCGGACTTACGGCGTGCTTCGAGTCGCGCGCGCGAACGTTGAGACGACAATTGCTCGATTACTGCAACCAGGAATTGGAAGCGCGCCTCTCCCGCCTGCGGCAGCAGTCCTATGGCGATCTGCTCCGCCGTACCCAGCGGGCGCTGGCGGGACCGCTGGGCGACGCGCTTGTGCAGCACCTGCGGCAACAATACACGGCGGCGCTGATCGACGAATTCCAGGACACCGATCCGTTGCAGTACGACATCTTCCGTCGCCTGTATCTGGGCACCGATCTGCCGCTGTTCCTCGTGGGCGATCCGAAGCAGGCCATTTATGGGTTCCGCGGCGCCGATGTCTACGCCTATCTCCAAGCCCGCCGCGACGCCGGCACCATACATCCCCTGACGGTGAACTGGCGTTCCGAGCCGGCATTGATCCATGCCGTCAATGCGATCTTTACCTTTGCAAATGCCAGCACGGCGTTTTTACTTCCGGGCATAGAATTCTCACCGGCGATGCCGGCGGAAAAGCAACGTGAAGTGTCGAATCTGGACGGCGCTCCGTTTGTGCTCTGGTTCATGCAGCGGGGCGCGGATGTGGGGTTTTTACCCAAAAAAGCAGCCGTACCACATGCAGTGGAGGCCGCCGTCAACGAGATTGCCCACTTGCTGCGCCTGAGCGCCGAAAACCAGGCGTATTTCTTCGATGAAGTGAAAAAGACCGGCCGTCCATTGACTGGTCGTGACATCGCCGTGCTGGTGCGGACCCACAGGCAGGCGGGCCTCATCCGCAATGCCCTCGCGATGCGCGGCATACACAGCGTCGAGCAGTCGCAGGAGAGCGTGTTTGCGAGCATCGAGGCGGCGGAATTGGAGCATGTGCTGCGCGCCATTGCCGAGCCGGGTCGCGAGCGGCTGGTGCGCACCGCGCTCGCGACCCCTCTGCTGGGTTGCGCCGCTGAAACGCTGCTTGATCTGGATGACAATAAAACGGCGTGGGAGGAATGGGTGCGGCACTTCCATGCCTGGCATGACAAGTGGTGCGAACGTGGATTTTTTCATGTGTTCTGCAAGCTCATGTATGAGGCGGACGTGACGCGGCGGCTGCTTGCGCGCGCCGATGGCGAACGGGCAATGACCAATCTGCTGCATCTCGCCGAATTGCTGCAAACGGAGGCCGGCCACGGCCTGGCAGGGATGGAACAGCTCATCGACTGGCTGGCCCGACACCGGCAGGCGCGGGAACGCGGCACGGAGGAGACGCAACTACGGCTGGAGAGCGACGAACAACTTGTGCGCATCGTCACCGTGCACAACAGCAAGGGACTGGAGTTTCCCTTCGTCTTCTGTCCCTTCGCCTGGGACGTGATGTCGCCGCGCGACAGTGACGAACCGATCTATTTCCACGATCTGGCGAAAAACGACATGCCGGTGCTGCAATTTGACTGCGGTGATCCCATCGCGCAGACACAGGCGGAACAGGAGTCGCGCGCCGAGAATCTGCGCCTGTTTTACGTGGCGCTGACGCGGGCGAAGAACCGCTGTTACCTGTTTTGGGGCGCGGTCGACGGTGCCGAACGCGCGCCACCGGCATGGCTGCTGCATCAGGGCGACGATGGCTGGAAATCGGACGCGGATGCGTTTTTTGCACACGTCAAGGCGAAGTCCGATGAGGCGCTGCTGGCGGATCTGAAGAAGCTGGCGCTGAAGAGTGGCGGCGCCATCGCCGTTGAGACATTGTCAGAAGAGGGGCCTGAACGGCCGACGCTTGCAGCGCCGGCGACCGGATCAGAAAAACTGGCCGCGCGTCCATTCGATGTCCGCATCGCACCGGCCGTGCGCATGGTGAGCTATTCCTCGCTGTTGCGCGCCAGCGCCGATGATCGGCCTGATTACGATGCGCTCACAGGGGAGGGTACGGGAACCGGCGCGGAGACGGGCATCCACGCCTTTTCGCGTGGTGCCCGCGCCGGCCGCTGCATCCACGCCATCTTCGAGCACATCGACTTCACCGATCGCGGCACATGGCAGCCAACCGTGACGGCCGAACTCTTGCGGCATGGATTCAGCGAGGAATGGACGGCGACGATTGCCGACATGACGGGCAACGTGCTTGCCACGCCGCTTCTGTCACACCCCGATCTGCGTCTTGGCAACATTGCCCTCAAGCAGCGGTTAAACGAACTTGAATTCTGTTACCCGCTGAAACCGTTCATGGGCCGCGATCTGATCCGGCTGTTGTCCGCCCACGGCGCCGCGCCGGGCCTGCGTCAGCAGGTGGAGGATCTGGAAATCAATCTCGGCCGCGGGTATATGAAGGGCTATATCGATCTGATTTTCGAATCCGCCGGGCGCTGGTACCTGGCTGATTACAAGTCCAACTGGCTGGGACCCGGGGCTGAAGACTACACCGGCGATCGCGTGCTCGCCGAGATGAACCGCGAACGCTACGGCCTGCAATATCTGATCTACGCGCTGGCCCTGCACCGCTTTCTCAAGGCCCGGCTCCGCGACTATGACTATGCACGCCACCTGGGCGGCGTATTTTACCTGTTCGTGCGCGGCATGGCGCCGACACATGCAGCCGGGCAAGGCGTGTTTCACGACCGCCCGGCGGCGGCATTGATCGAGGCGCTCGATGCCCTGGTCGCGGATCGACGGGGAGTCGCGGCATGAGCATCGTACCGGTCACGGGCGGTGACGATCTCCGATTGCTGGGCTCGCACCTGTCTGCGTTGCTCGCGCGTGTGGCGGGCGATCACGGCGCCGCTATCACCGCGGCGGTGGAACAACTCACGGCTGCAACCAGCGCGGGCCATGTGTGTGTCGATCTGCACCGCGCCGCGCCGCCACCCGCTCTTGATCATGAAGGCTGGATGGCAGCGCTGCGGCAAAGCGGTGTCGCCGGCGCGCCGGGTGAATTCAAACCACTGATATTGGATGGAACGGGCCGGCTTTATCTGCATCGGTACTGGAATTATGAGCAGAAGCTGACCTCCGATTTACGTGCCCGCGCCACGGCGGAATTGCAGGTTGATGAGGTGCGTTTGCGGGAAGGGCTGCGGCGGCTGTTCGGAACGGTCGGCGGGGAAACTGACTGGCAGCAAGTCGCCGCCGCCATCGCAGTACTCAAGCAGCTGTGTGTGATTTCCGGCGGCCCCGGCACCGGCAAGACCACTGCGGTCGTGCGCCTGCTGGCGCTGCTCGCCGAACAGTCGCCTGTGGCGCCGCGCATCGGGCTGGCGGCGCCGACCGGCAAGGCGGCGGCGCGCATGCAGGAGACCGTCCGCGCCGCGCGCGAAACGCTGCCGGTGGCGGACGCGATCAAGGCCGCCATTCCCGACGCGGCTTCCACTTTGCACCGGCTCCTCGGCGGGGCGCCGGATTCGCTTTTATTCCGTCACAACCGTGAGAATCCGCTGGCGCTTGACGTGTTGGTGGTGGATGAGGCCTCGATGGTGGACATGGCGTTGATGACGAAACTGGTTGACGCGCTGGCCCCGGGGGCGCGGCTGATCCTGATTGGCGACAAGGACCAACTCGCCTCAGTGCAGGCCGGGGCGGTACTTGCCGATATTTGCAGTCGCGAAAATCTGTACTCCCCGGCGTTTGCCAGCCGGCTGGGCACGGTGACCGGCATGAACGTGCCGACGGCGGGGGGCGTGCGCCCACCGCTGGCCGACTGCGCCGCGCTGCTCGATCGCAGCCACCGCTTCGCCGCCGACAGCGGCATCGCCCGGCTCTCGCGCCGCGTGCGCGAAGGCGACGTGGAAGCTGCGCTGATGCTGCTGCGGAACGCGGGCGCCGCAAATCAAGAGGGCGATCTGCGCTGGTTTCCGGATGCAAAATTGATTCCCGCCGCACTCGTCGGGCGGCTGCTTGTTGGATTGAAAGAATACTTCGATGCGGTTGATGACGGCGACCCGGCGCGTGCGCTGGCCGCGTTCGATCGTTTCCGCATCCTGACCGCGCATCGCGAGGGCTTGAGCGGCGCACGACGGCTCAACGAGATGATTGAACGTGTGCTGGCCGACAAGGGGCGATTGCCGGCGCGGGAGCACTGGTATCCGGGGCGGCCGGTGCTGATCAGCCGCAACCATCATGAGCTTCAGCTCTACAACGGCGATTTGGGCATCGCGATGCGCGCATCGGGTGCGCGCGACCTGCGGGTTTATTTTGCGGCGGCGGGCGGTGGCATCCGGGCATTGGCGCCGGCGCGCCTGCCGGCGCACGAGACGGCGTATGCACTCACCG
Proteins encoded in this region:
- the recB gene encoding exodeoxyribonuclease V subunit beta, which encodes MSRRSPASFDALALPLSGLQLIEAGAGTGKTHVLGNLYARLIVETERTVDQILVLTFTKAATAELRERLRAKLQRVLKVFRGGSDDDEFIVRLHTANCDPALAIRRLTAAVAGFDLAAIHTIHGFCQQVLSDWPFAGGQPFDVEILPDTDDLLAEIARDFWRREVTTASPLFVDYLLGGTSKTPEALLKTIKPHVGKTGMEVRGVDDTIDCSDLEGIYDSAFGTAADDWRKRRDEVEKILLNSQALNRKSYKKDSIPGWLMSLDELFAGRPSLALPEKFRKFTRSGLDEGTKKDQPTPGNPFFDHCEMLGTHHAGLTACFESRARTLRRQLLDYCNQELEARLSRLRQQSYGDLLRRTQRALAGPLGDALVQHLRQQYTAALIDEFQDTDPLQYDIFRRLYLGTDLPLFLVGDPKQAIYGFRGADVYAYLQARRDAGTIHPLTVNWRSEPALIHAVNAIFTFANASTAFLLPGIEFSPAMPAEKQREVSNLDGAPFVLWFMQRGADVGFLPKKAAVPHAVEAAVNEIAHLLRLSAENQAYFFDEVKKTGRPLTGRDIAVLVRTHRQAGLIRNALAMRGIHSVEQSQESVFASIEAAELEHVLRAIAEPGRERLVRTALATPLLGCAAETLLDLDDNKTAWEEWVRHFHAWHDKWCERGFFHVFCKLMYEADVTRRLLARADGERAMTNLLHLAELLQTEAGHGLAGMEQLIDWLARHRQARERGTEETQLRLESDEQLVRIVTVHNSKGLEFPFVFCPFAWDVMSPRDSDEPIYFHDLAKNDMPVLQFDCGDPIAQTQAEQESRAENLRLFYVALTRAKNRCYLFWGAVDGAERAPPAWLLHQGDDGWKSDADAFFAHVKAKSDEALLADLKKLALKSGGAIAVETLSEEGPERPTLAAPATGSEKLAARPFDVRIAPAVRMVSYSSLLRASADDRPDYDALTGEGTGTGAETGIHAFSRGARAGRCIHAIFEHIDFTDRGTWQPTVTAELLRHGFSEEWTATIADMTGNVLATPLLSHPDLRLGNIALKQRLNELEFCYPLKPFMGRDLIRLLSAHGAAPGLRQQVEDLEINLGRGYMKGYIDLIFESAGRWYLADYKSNWLGPGAEDYTGDRVLAEMNRERYGLQYLIYALALHRFLKARLRDYDYARHLGGVFYLFVRGMAPTHAAGQGVFHDRPAAALIEALDALVADRRGVAA
- the recD gene encoding exodeoxyribonuclease V subunit alpha; the encoded protein is MSIVPVTGGDDLRLLGSHLSALLARVAGDHGAAITAAVEQLTAATSAGHVCVDLHRAAPPPALDHEGWMAALRQSGVAGAPGEFKPLILDGTGRLYLHRYWNYEQKLTSDLRARATAELQVDEVRLREGLRRLFGTVGGETDWQQVAAAIAVLKQLCVISGGPGTGKTTAVVRLLALLAEQSPVAPRIGLAAPTGKAAARMQETVRAARETLPVADAIKAAIPDAASTLHRLLGGAPDSLLFRHNRENPLALDVLVVDEASMVDMALMTKLVDALAPGARLILIGDKDQLASVQAGAVLADICSRENLYSPAFASRLGTVTGMNVPTAGGVRPPLADCAALLDRSHRFAADSGIARLSRRVREGDVEAALMLLRNAGAANQEGDLRWFPDAKLIPAALVGRLLVGLKEYFDAVDDGDPARALAAFDRFRILTAHREGLSGARRLNEMIERVLADKGRLPAREHWYPGRPVLISRNHHELQLYNGDLGIAMRASGARDLRVYFAAAGGGIRALAPARLPAHETAYALTVHKAQGSEFDEVLLILPDAASMVLSRELLYTGITRARRRTEIYGSAEVVAAAVGRVSQRDSGLRDALWT